A single genomic interval of Nonomuraea rubra harbors:
- a CDS encoding vWA domain-containing protein, whose protein sequence is MRSANGRPRAFPFYIVCDVSHSMHTAREDGRPTPFEVLSNCVGELLFELEAGDPGVSEAAHVAVVSFSDKVELVLPLTRPCDAMRVPALKPGRQTDYLAVFSELVKILEKDYRKLSRQFDVRAPVVFFITDGEPYVGKSHQDVEIWGPARDRLAGLQPAPYIVALGFGTVREETLRRVASTLRGDVLAFAGEVATGAATVLHGIAQAVSDSISASVNRNTAVLRGPDGMRQLR, encoded by the coding sequence ATGAGATCGGCGAACGGGCGCCCCCGCGCCTTCCCCTTTTACATCGTCTGCGACGTCTCGCACTCGATGCACACCGCCCGCGAAGACGGACGGCCCACCCCGTTCGAGGTGCTCTCCAACTGCGTGGGCGAGCTGCTCTTCGAGCTGGAGGCGGGCGATCCGGGCGTCAGCGAGGCGGCGCACGTGGCCGTGGTGTCGTTCTCCGACAAGGTCGAGCTGGTGCTCCCGCTGACCAGGCCGTGTGACGCGATGCGGGTGCCGGCGCTGAAGCCGGGCAGGCAGACGGACTATCTGGCGGTCTTCAGCGAGCTGGTGAAGATCCTCGAGAAGGACTACCGGAAGCTCTCACGGCAGTTCGACGTGCGGGCGCCGGTCGTCTTCTTCATCACGGACGGCGAGCCGTACGTGGGCAAATCCCATCAGGACGTCGAGATCTGGGGGCCCGCGCGCGACCGGCTGGCGGGGCTGCAACCGGCACCGTACATCGTGGCGCTCGGGTTCGGGACGGTGCGGGAGGAGACGTTGCGGCGGGTCGCCTCCACGCTCAGGGGTGACGTGCTGGCGTTCGCGGGCGAGGTCGCGACGGGGGCGGCCACCGTGCTGCACGGCATCGCGCAGGCCGTCTCCGACAGCATCAGCGCCTCCGTCAACCGGAACACGGCCGTGCTGCGCGGACCTGACGGGATGCGGCAGCTGAGATGA